The Arabidopsis thaliana chromosome 5, partial sequence genomic interval GCCTGTCAGAATCTGTCTCTCTCCGCCAATTCGTCCGGAGATTTAGCCGATCGTGTCTCCCGGAGGTTCTCAATCGAAGAAATGGGGCGCGAGATACGCGAAGGCAGGTTTGATATTCGTTCATGTTGCGTCGAATTCATCTCTTCAAGTCTTGTTCTTCCCAATTTAAAACTCAAAGTGTTGATAGAAGCTATTAGAATGGTTCTTGAGATTGTGTATGATGATCGATTCGCTACGTTTTCGTATGGTGGACGTGTTGGTATGGGTAGGCATACAGCGATTCGTTACCTGAAAAACTCGGTTGAGAATCCACGGTGGTGGTTTCGTGTTTCGTTTGCTCGAGAAATGTTTGAAGAACGTAATGTGGATATACTGTGTGGCTTTGTTGGAGAGAAGATCAACGATGTTATGTTGATTGAGATGATCAAGAAGCTGTTTGAGTTTGGGATTCTGAAGATTGAGCTTGGTGGATGTAATAGTGGAAGAGGTTTTCCACAAGAGTGTGGCTTGTGTTCGATTTTGATCAATGTTTACTTTGATGGACTTGACAAAGAGATTCAAGATTTGAGGCTAAAGATGAAAGTTAAGAATCCTCGCGTTGGTACAGGAGATGAGGAATCAACAggtaatgttttctttaagcCAGTGAATATTTATGCAGTTAGGTATTTGGATGAGATACTTGTGATAACATCAGGCTCGAAAATGCTGACGATGGATTTGAAGAAGCGGATTGTTGACATTTTGGAACAGAGACTAGAGTTGAGAGTAGATAGATTGAACACATCGATTCATAGTGCAGTGTCAGAGAAGATTAACTTTTTAGGGATGTATCTTCAGGCTGTTCCACCTTCGGTTTTGCGCCCGCCTAAGTCTGAGAAGGCGGTCAGAGCAATGAAGAAGTATCAGAGGCAGAAAGACGTTAGGAAGTTGGAGTTAAGAAATGCTAGGGAGAGGAATCGTAAGACACTGGGgcttaaaatatttagacatgtcttgaagaaaatcaagCAGAGCAATGGGTTTAAATTTGAAGGTGAGATAGAGAATGAGGTTAGGGATATTTTCCAGAGCTGGGGAGAGGAAGTTATGCAAGACTTTATGGGTTCTCTCGAAGAGCGATGGAAATGGCACTGGCTGCTCACTAGAGGagattttctctctttgagACATATTAGAGAGAAATTACCACAAGACCTGATTGATGCTTATGATGAATTTCAGGAGCAGGTGGACAAACATTTGGCTCCGACCCAGGCTAAAAAGGTACTTGAGGATGAGGAGAggagagtagaagaagaagaggaacagAGATATGCTGAAAGGACAGTTGAGGATTTGACTAAGTTATGCATGAAGGTGTCAGCTCCGGAGGAACTTGTCAGAAAGGCTATTAAGTTAGTTGGGTTCACAAACAGCATGGGACGACCACGGCCTATCATTCACCTCGTGACTCTCGAGGATTCTGATATCATCAAATGGTATGCAGGGGTAGGGCGTAAATGGCTTGATTTCTTCTGCTGTTGCCACAATTATAAGATGGTAAAATCATTGGTACGTATCATATGAGGTTCTCATGTATTTGACACTAGCATGAGAAGCATGGATCCACTAAAAAGCTTATTAGACACTACACGAAAGATCTCAGAGTATCAGATCTTGACGGGAGGGAAGAGGCCCATTTTCCATCGGAAAGAGAGGTTAAGATGATGGGAGACAAGAACCTTTCAGACCCTAAACCTGTGGATGGCACACTATCGTTGCTTTTGATCAGGCTCGCATCTGATGAGCCCTTGCATCACTGTGCTGCTAGTTTTTGTGAACGATCAGATACAATTATGCACCGTGTACATCTACTGCAAAACCGTTTACATATCAACCCACTAGACGAAGAGAAATGGGTTCCTGGCATGGGCACCATCCACTCAGCTTTGAATCGGAAATGTCTCCCTTTGTGCTCCACTCACATCAGTGATGTATACTTGGGTAAAATAACCCTTCAGGATGTTGATAGTAGTTCATTCATCGATCTCAGGTGATGTCTGTTACTCTCTTCTACAATTGGTTATAACATCTGCACGAGAGTAAGAAGTAAAAATGGCCATTGCTGAGATCAGGCGAAAATGCGTGCCAACAGGGTGTATCACATACACATTTTGTCTTGATTTCATCATGATAGGAAAATGAATGAATACTTCATAAGCAACTGTCTGGCTGCGCAATGGCATAGTAAGCTTCATAATTGTCAGGGGGTTTGGTTCTTCTCAGGATCAGGAAACAAAGATTTGAGCATTAGTTACCTGAAAAACGCAATGATCATCTGCATACACCTGAGCTGTACCTTGCACGGAGCGAACATGTTTGTTCCTTTACGGTCGTCAGTATCACGCTCAGCATTGTGATCTCATTTGACACACCAAAAGCAGTTGACACGATGGATATTTGTCGAATTGGCGGTTGGCAATTGACAGTTGTATAACTATAATTTTGCAATCGTGTAATGTATGAATCTACATTTTAGTATTGTAGTAGTAAGAGGGACACTTTTCTTCTGTATCATGTAAAGAAAGAAGTGAGGTCAATTACTGTTCTGGTAAACTCGCGAGGACGTCTAGTATAATTGCGAAAATGTAGGAGTGGATATGTGAATACAAGAA includes:
- a CDS encoding RNA-directed DNA polymerase (reverse transcriptase) (RNA-directed DNA polymerase (reverse transcriptase); FUNCTIONS IN: RNA binding, RNA-directed DNA polymerase activity; INVOLVED IN: RNA-dependent DNA replication; LOCATED IN: cellular_component unknown; EXPRESSED IN: 21 plant structures; EXPRESSED DURING: 13 growth stages; CONTAINS InterPro DOMAIN/s: RNA-directed DNA polymerase (reverse transcriptase) (InterPro:IPR000477); BEST Arabidopsis thaliana protein match is: Intron maturase, type II family protein (TAIR:AT1G74350.1); Has 3089 Blast hits to 3057 proteins in 1086 species: Archae - 3; Bacteria - 2166; Metazoa - 8; Fungi - 43; Plants - 770; Viruses - 0; Other Eukaryotes - 99 (source: NCBI BLink).); translated protein: MVLRLRVHSFYNRGISFLVSSSLRNLSTASSLFLNSDQTITEPLVKSELEALVLKQYSHGKFYSLVKNAVSLPCVLLAACQNLSLSANSSGDLADRVSRRFSIEEMGREIREGRFDIRSCCVEFISSSLVLPNLKLKVLIEAIRMVLEIVYDDRFATFSYGGRVGMGRHTAIRYLKNSVENPRWWFRVSFAREMFEERNVDILCGFVGEKINDVMLIEMIKKLFEFGILKIELGGCNSGRGFPQECGLCSILINVYFDGLDKEIQDLRLKMKVKNPRVGTGDEESTGNVFFKPVNIYAVRYLDEILVITSGSKMLTMDLKKRIVDILEQRLELRVDRLNTSIHSAVSEKINFLGMYLQAVPPSVLRPPKSEKAVRAMKKYQRQKDVRKLELRNARERNRKTLGLKIFRHVLKKIKQSNGFKFEGEIENEVRDIFQSWGEEVMQDFMGSLEERWKWHWLLTRGDFLSLRHIREKLPQDLIDAYDEFQEQVDKHLAPTQAKKVLEDEERRVEEEEEQRYAERTVEDLTKLCMKVSAPEELVRKAIKVSDLDGREEAHFPSEREVKMMGDKNLSDPKPVDGTLSLLLIRLASDEPLHHCAASFCERSDTIMHRVHLLQNRLHINPLDEEKWVPGMGTIHSALNRKCLPLCSTHISDVYLGKITLQDVDSSSFIDLRRKCVPTGCITYTFCLDFIMIGK
- a CDS encoding RNA-directed DNA polymerase (reverse transcriptase) (RNA-directed DNA polymerase (reverse transcriptase); FUNCTIONS IN: RNA binding, RNA-directed DNA polymerase activity; INVOLVED IN: RNA-dependent DNA replication, RNA splicing; LOCATED IN: cellular_component unknown; EXPRESSED IN: 21 plant structures; EXPRESSED DURING: 13 growth stages; CONTAINS InterPro DOMAIN/s: Intron maturase, type II (InterPro:IPR000442), RNA-directed DNA polymerase (reverse transcriptase) (InterPro:IPR000477); BEST Arabidopsis thaliana protein match is: Intron maturase, type II family protein (TAIR:AT1G74350.1); Has 3461 Blast hits to 3086 proteins in 1121 species: Archae - 3; Bacteria - 2166; Metazoa - 4; Fungi - 43; Plants - 1152; Viruses - 0; Other Eukaryotes - 93 (source: NCBI BLink).): MVLRLRVHSFYNRGISFLVSSSLRNLSTASSLFLNSDQTITEPLVKSELEALVLKQYSHGKFYSLVKNAVSLPCVLLAACQNLSLSANSSGDLADRVSRRFSIEEMGREIREGRFDIRSCCVEFISSSLVLPNLKLKVLIEAIRMVLEIVYDDRFATFSYGGRVGMGRHTAIRYLKNSVENPRWWFRVSFAREMFEERNVDILCGFVGEKINDVMLIEMIKKLFEFGILKIELGGCNSGRGFPQECGLCSILINVYFDGLDKEIQDLRLKMKVKNPRVGTGDEESTGNVFFKPVNIYAVRYLDEILVITSGSKMLTMDLKKRIVDILEQRLELRVDRLNTSIHSAVSEKINFLGMYLQAVPPSVLRPPKSEKAVRAMKKYQRQKDVRKLELRNARERNRKTLGLKIFRHVLKKIKQSNGFKFEGEIENEVRDIFQSWGEEVMQDFMGSLEERWKWHWLLTRGDFLSLRHIREKLPQDLIDAYDEFQEQVDKHLAPTQAKKVLEDEERRVEEEEEQRYAERTVEDLTKLCMKVSAPEELVRKAIKLVGFTNSMGRPRPIIHLVTLEDSDIIKWYAGVGRKWLDFFCCCHNYKMVKSLVRII